One Cyanobacteriota bacterium genomic region harbors:
- the fliJ gene encoding flagellar export protein FliJ, translating to MAFTFRLERVLTIRRQALEKARLAVIAAQSELIKAQKHVESVKFELKEKHDELIESNYAMAENYLRVIKTLDKKLAQAQKELLQREQDLENKKHELIEAQKKLEALEKLREKQEEEYILEESRLEQRLTDERVTMKFANDMYANQEEIEV from the coding sequence ATGGCATTCACTTTTAGGCTCGAAAGAGTATTAACAATAAGGAGGCAAGCTTTGGAAAAGGCTCGCCTCGCTGTGATTGCTGCCCAATCCGAACTTATCAAAGCTCAAAAACATGTAGAGAGTGTCAAATTTGAACTCAAAGAAAAACATGATGAATTAATTGAAAGTAATTATGCAATGGCAGAAAACTACCTCAGGGTCATCAAAACCCTTGATAAGAAGCTAGCTCAGGCTCAGAAAGAGCTTTTGCAACGAGAGCAAGATCTTGAAAACAAGAAACACGAACTTATAGAAGCTCAAAAGAAACTAGAAGCTCTTGAGAAACTACGTGAGAAACAAGAAGAAGAATATATCTTAGAAGAATCAAGATTAGAGCAGAGACTCACTGATGAAAGAGTAACCATGAAGTTTGCAAATGATATGTATGCAAATCAAGAAGAGATTGAAGTTTAA
- the rpsB gene encoding 30S ribosomal protein S2 produces the protein MATTVTDKNTDKEQTVDRAAKLEQAKALLKDLVTAGVHLGHDTKEWNPKMTEYIFETRNNTHIINLGRTVNNMMIAGDFLTRQSKLGKNVMFVGTSKQTSAICKAEAERADIFFINQRWLGGLITNFDTIRARLNKLRELETQKETGGFDNYGKKEVASINRTISKLNKSLGGLKKMRGKPDVIVVFDQIKDAIAVSEAKKVKAVLIALTDTNCDPTGIDHVIPANDDSMRSINVIAKYFADAIIAGAATAGSKRR, from the coding sequence ATGGCAACAACAGTAACAGACAAAAATACAGATAAAGAACAAACAGTAGATAGGGCAGCAAAACTAGAGCAAGCTAAGGCTTTACTCAAGGATTTAGTAACTGCAGGAGTACACCTTGGACATGATACTAAGGAATGGAACCCCAAAATGACAGAGTACATTTTTGAGACTCGTAACAATACTCACATTATAAATTTAGGTAGAACAGTAAACAACATGATGATTGCTGGAGATTTTTTGACAAGACAATCTAAGCTAGGCAAAAATGTTATGTTCGTTGGAACTTCAAAACAAACATCAGCAATTTGCAAAGCAGAAGCTGAAAGAGCAGATATATTTTTTATTAACCAGAGATGGCTAGGTGGATTAATTACCAATTTCGATACAATTAGAGCGAGATTGAATAAGTTAAGAGAATTGGAAACGCAAAAAGAAACTGGTGGTTTTGATAACTACGGTAAAAAAGAAGTTGCCAGTATCAACCGTACAATTAGCAAATTGAACAAATCACTTGGTGGTTTGAAAAAAATGCGTGGTAAGCCAGACGTGATTGTTGTTTTTGACCAAATCAAAGATGCAATTGCAGTAAGTGAAGCCAAAAAAGTCAAGGCTGTTTTAATTGCTTTGACTGACACCAATTGTGACCCAACTGGAATCGATCACGTGATCCCAGCTAATGATGATTCAATGAGATCTATCAATGTGATTGCAAAGTATTTTGCAGACGCAATTATTGCCGGCGCAGCAACTGCAGGCAGCAAACGTAGATAA
- the tsf gene encoding translation elongation factor Ts, with amino-acid sequence MNFTAKDVAELRAMTSAGMMDCKNALVESNGDMEAAINYLRQKGIAKAAKKAGNIAAEGVIATAADAKTAVLVEVNAQTDFVVKNEDFQAFVAKVAQAALTNKTKDIDSLLKADLNGQSVADTAVELTAKIGEKIEVRRVALVEASGGVASYVHPVGSKIGVLVALSKADASKGSDIAMHIAASNPAPEFIDRTEIPAETIAKEKELESQKDDLKGKPAEIIEKIVTGRVDKLLAERVLLEQPFVKDPSTKVLAFLGDITVESFVRFNLGDGVEKKTEDYAAEVAAAMKV; translated from the coding sequence ATGAATTTTACAGCAAAAGACGTAGCAGAGCTTAGAGCGATGACTAGTGCAGGGATGATGGACTGCAAAAATGCACTCGTGGAAAGCAACGGCGATATGGAAGCGGCGATTAATTACCTTAGGCAAAAAGGTATCGCCAAAGCAGCTAAGAAGGCTGGCAATATTGCAGCTGAAGGGGTAATTGCAACAGCAGCTGATGCAAAAACAGCAGTTCTAGTTGAAGTGAATGCGCAAACAGATTTCGTAGTTAAGAATGAGGATTTTCAAGCTTTTGTAGCCAAGGTTGCACAAGCTGCATTGACTAACAAAACTAAGGACATTGATTCTTTATTGAAAGCAGATCTTAATGGACAGTCTGTAGCAGATACAGCGGTTGAATTAACAGCGAAGATCGGTGAGAAGATTGAGGTAAGAAGAGTTGCTTTAGTTGAAGCAAGTGGTGGAGTAGCTAGTTACGTACATCCGGTTGGCTCTAAGATCGGAGTTTTGGTTGCTTTATCTAAAGCTGATGCTAGTAAAGGTTCTGATATTGCAATGCATATAGCAGCTTCAAATCCAGCTCCTGAATTTATTGATAGAACTGAGATTCCTGCTGAAACAATTGCCAAAGAAAAAGAACTTGAATCTCAAAAGGATGACCTTAAAGGCAAGCCCGCTGAAATTATTGAAAAAATCGTTACAGGCAGAGTTGATAAATTACTTGCTGAAAGAGTTTTGCTTGAGCAACCTTTTGTTAAAGACCCTAGTACCAAAGTATTAGCTTTCTTGGGTGACATTACAGTTGAATCATTTGTTCGTTTCAATCTTGGCGATGGTGTTGAGAAGAAGACAGAGGATTATGCTGCTGAAGTTGCTGCGGCAATGAAAGTATAA
- a CDS encoding FHA domain-containing protein: MTVQRKEFTLTTRVLMILGSLASGENDETQRTPLESFCQMSSDKVMWETINRVQASIIAKAGIPKLKSSLDDLFRIFDAIAQLLPDAEVQSKLSEIVSENQPAAVIEEALKTLASGELLRIGRDPDKNDIVFVNDLTVSREHCKITKQDDGSLAITGKSTGNGTFVNGALVDVEPVALNTGDCVKLGGAILEFTVPKLTCS; this comes from the coding sequence ATGACTGTTCAGCGGAAAGAATTTACTTTAACTACTCGTGTTTTGATGATATTGGGTAGTCTGGCTAGTGGAGAGAATGATGAAACGCAAAGAACCCCTCTAGAAAGCTTTTGTCAGATGAGCTCTGATAAAGTTATGTGGGAAACAATCAATAGAGTGCAAGCAAGTATTATTGCAAAAGCAGGGATTCCAAAACTAAAAAGTTCTCTTGACGACCTTTTCAGGATTTTTGATGCAATTGCTCAGCTATTACCCGATGCAGAAGTTCAGTCTAAGTTGAGCGAGATTGTTAGTGAGAATCAGCCAGCAGCTGTAATTGAAGAAGCTTTAAAAACTCTAGCGTCTGGTGAACTATTGAGAATCGGTAGGGATCCAGACAAGAATGATATTGTTTTCGTCAATGATTTAACTGTGAGCCGCGAGCATTGCAAGATCACAAAACAAGATGATGGCTCTTTAGCAATAACGGGTAAGAGCACTGGGAATGGAACCTTTGTTAATGGTGCACTTGTAGACGTGGAACCAGTAGCTTTAAATACCGGAGATTGTGTTAAATTGGGTGGAGCTATTTTAGAGTTCACTGTTCCAAAGCTCACCTGTAGTTGA
- the ybeY gene encoding rRNA maturation RNase YbeY, which translates to MAKVSISNRTKNPELIPEDSIQWNLLADTVLDDSYKPYFKEHEIVISFVEAEEIQELNRLYRYKNEVTDVLSFNAIGNLCSDLEKFEDLANTEDLEPEDCALGDIVICVSIAQAQAAERNCELKQEIVMLFVHGLLHLLGYDHMQREDAEQMFGLQNTVLEKHGYIVRISC; encoded by the coding sequence ATGGCCAAAGTATCCATATCCAACAGAACAAAAAACCCAGAATTAATCCCAGAAGATTCAATTCAATGGAATCTTCTAGCGGATACCGTTCTTGACGATAGTTATAAGCCATATTTCAAAGAGCACGAAATCGTAATTAGTTTTGTTGAAGCTGAAGAGATTCAAGAGCTCAATCGTTTATATAGATACAAAAATGAAGTCACTGATGTTTTGTCATTCAATGCTATTGGCAATTTGTGTTCTGACCTTGAAAAATTTGAAGACCTGGCTAACACTGAAGACTTGGAACCAGAAGATTGTGCTTTAGGAGATATAGTAATTTGTGTTTCTATCGCTCAAGCTCAAGCAGCAGAAAGAAATTGCGAGCTCAAACAAGAAATCGTCATGCTTTTTGTACATGGCTTACTACATCTATTAGGTTACGATCATATGCAAAGAGAGGACGCTGAACAAATGTTTGGCTTACAAAACACTGTCCTTGAGAAGCATGGATACATAGTTCGCATAAGCTGCTAA
- a CDS encoding cysteine--tRNA ligase produces MRIFNNLSRKIEEFEPVNAPQVFIYSCGPTVYDVSHIGHARSTINWDLLYRYLNHKGYKTKWIRNITNIDDKIVARATEQGISADKLSRIYTQEFWADMKALNVSWPDFEPRATDFLPEMIKFIEELIDQGFAYKVENLPENSQMQGLRSSDKRNAAVGDLQVGYDVYFRVSKHQNYGQLKGQNLEQLRDGLSRVDPNSKKEDQLDFALWKSFPNDDSSFESPWGLGRPGWHLECSSMIRSILKQHGAGDTLDIHAGGDDLVHPHHENECAQSESLSGKPLAKYWMHNGMVMINGSKMSKSEGNYFTIKDVLAKYKANSIRYFCLSTHYKKQINFSHEALEAAETGFESLISSIKGTEAKAHDKDLVSKFNAAMDDDLNSAKALALLFENKDSTETVAYLLEVLGFDLSQKSDQDNPKITSALDAIIRLLLKMRDAARNNKDFATSDKIRNSLTEAGISIKDHRDQETEWSLT; encoded by the coding sequence ATGCGCATCTTTAATAATCTAAGCCGCAAGATAGAAGAATTTGAGCCCGTAAATGCGCCTCAAGTCTTTATATATAGTTGTGGTCCAACTGTCTATGATGTTTCACATATTGGACACGCTCGTAGTACCATCAACTGGGATTTACTTTATCGTTACTTAAATCATAAGGGTTACAAAACCAAATGGATCCGCAATATCACCAATATTGATGACAAAATAGTTGCTCGTGCAACAGAACAAGGAATCAGCGCCGATAAATTATCCAGAATTTATACTCAAGAGTTTTGGGCAGATATGAAAGCTCTTAATGTCTCATGGCCAGATTTTGAACCGCGTGCAACTGACTTTCTTCCTGAGATGATTAAGTTCATTGAAGAGCTGATTGATCAAGGCTTTGCCTACAAAGTAGAGAACCTGCCTGAAAATTCTCAAATGCAAGGCTTGCGAAGTTCGGACAAGCGTAACGCAGCAGTTGGGGATTTGCAGGTAGGTTATGATGTTTATTTTAGAGTCAGCAAGCACCAAAACTACGGTCAGCTCAAAGGACAAAACCTTGAACAGCTCAGGGACGGGCTTTCTCGAGTAGACCCTAATAGCAAAAAAGAAGACCAACTTGATTTTGCATTGTGGAAAAGTTTTCCAAATGACGATTCTAGTTTTGAGTCTCCTTGGGGACTTGGTAGACCAGGCTGGCATCTTGAATGTAGCAGTATGATTCGTTCCATCTTAAAACAACACGGAGCAGGAGATACTCTTGATATTCATGCCGGCGGCGATGACTTAGTTCATCCACATCACGAAAATGAGTGTGCGCAATCAGAAAGCCTTAGTGGCAAACCACTTGCCAAGTATTGGATGCACAATGGCATGGTCATGATCAATGGCAGCAAGATGTCAAAATCAGAAGGTAATTATTTCACTATCAAAGATGTTCTAGCAAAATACAAAGCAAACTCAATTAGATATTTTTGCTTGAGTACTCATTATAAGAAGCAAATTAATTTCTCACATGAAGCTCTCGAGGCGGCAGAAACTGGTTTTGAATCATTAATATCAAGCATAAAAGGCACAGAAGCAAAAGCCCATGATAAAGACTTGGTATCTAAATTCAACGCCGCCATGGACGACGATCTAAACAGCGCCAAAGCACTTGCCTTATTATTTGAAAACAAAGACTCAACTGAAACGGTCGCCTATCTTTTAGAGGTCTTAGGTTTTGACTTAAGTCAAAAATCCGACCAAGATAATCCAAAAATAACAAGTGCGCTAGATGCCATAATCAGATTATTACTAAAAATGCGAGACGCTGCTCGCAATAATAAGGATTTTGCAACAAGTGACAAAATCAGGAACTCATTGACTGAAGCAGGCATCTCTATAAAAGATCACCGTGATCAGGAGACTGAATGGAGTTTAACTTAA
- a CDS encoding DUF4143 domain-containing protein, which translates to MSFERILDIDLPKQQSCFLFGARQTGKTSYLRVKFPSAKVIDLLKTDLYLRYQENPSYLREDLLALKVDSLHQLVVIDEVQKIPQLLDEVHWLIENTKMNFILCGSSARQLKRSGVNLLGGRAWSFKMFPLVYPELGKDLDLLKIFNRGLLPSHYLSKNPLKDLEAYTQDYLTEEIKAESLVRNLSAFSKFLKSIAFSHGELTNYSNIARDCGVDAKTVKEYYQILIDTLLGYYLEPFSRKVTRDTIRSTPKFYLFDVGLANYICQREMKSLQGAEAGKSLEHYIFLELLACIKYRGLRYDLQFWRTQDAKHEVDFIISKQNEPLSAIEIKITTKASKQDYKSLLSFHKEFPGTKLILVSQDPVKRLVKLDDSTEILVYPYLEFLQDLWSDFFDKINQ; encoded by the coding sequence ATGAGTTTTGAGCGTATCTTGGATATAGATTTGCCTAAACAGCAAAGTTGTTTTTTGTTTGGAGCAAGGCAGACTGGCAAAACAAGCTATTTGCGAGTGAAATTTCCTTCTGCCAAAGTAATAGATTTACTCAAAACAGACCTATACTTACGCTACCAGGAAAATCCAAGCTACCTGAGAGAGGATTTGTTGGCCCTCAAAGTAGATTCTCTACATCAGTTAGTAGTTATAGATGAAGTCCAAAAAATACCACAACTCTTGGATGAAGTTCACTGGCTAATTGAAAACACTAAGATGAATTTTATACTTTGTGGTTCTAGTGCCCGTCAGTTAAAAAGATCAGGGGTGAATTTATTGGGAGGCCGCGCTTGGAGTTTCAAGATGTTTCCTCTTGTCTATCCTGAATTAGGCAAAGACCTAGATTTGCTTAAAATCTTTAACCGTGGACTTTTGCCAAGTCATTATTTAAGCAAAAATCCACTCAAAGACTTAGAAGCCTATACTCAGGATTATCTCACTGAAGAGATTAAAGCGGAAAGTTTAGTAAGAAATTTATCAGCATTTTCTAAATTTCTAAAATCAATCGCTTTTTCTCATGGAGAATTAACAAATTATTCTAATATTGCTAGAGACTGTGGAGTTGATGCTAAAACGGTTAAAGAATACTATCAAATTTTAATAGACACTCTCCTGGGATACTACTTAGAGCCGTTCTCTAGAAAAGTTACTAGAGACACGATACGATCTACTCCAAAGTTTTATCTATTTGATGTCGGTCTTGCAAATTATATCTGTCAGAGAGAAATGAAGAGCCTTCAGGGTGCAGAAGCAGGTAAGTCTCTTGAGCATTATATTTTCTTAGAACTACTAGCGTGCATAAAATATAGGGGGCTAAGATATGACTTGCAATTCTGGAGAACACAAGATGCTAAGCACGAAGTGGACTTTATCATAAGCAAACAAAATGAGCCTCTGTCCGCGATTGAAATTAAAATTACTACTAAAGCAAGCAAACAAGATTATAAATCTCTTCTTAGCTTCCATAAAGAATTTCCAGGAACTAAGCTAATCCTTGTTAGCCAGGACCCAGTCAAACGCCTAGTCAAGCTTGATGACTCGACTGAGATTCTGGTTTATCCTTATTTGGAGTTTTTGCAAGACTTGTGGAGTGATTTTTTTGATAAAATTAATCAATAA
- a CDS encoding pyridoxal-dependent decarboxylase — MANETLGLNDDFTLDPDYQAKLDVIENGGLNGEIIDHTKHFDEFFPSLEKFLRRAVEYSKNPNKTVNMNHLDYGIHVPDELGVEQEAIDYVLPFYNSIDSRTGLDWRNVMPITLLPAVLGALGAVIVNPNLVTSKYGKRANELEVRVVKSLAKILGFKDLAKAGGLSLEGGTKGNMYGYIFGLRKAFPNVKETGLMNVKEKFLFINSQAGHFSNFTNLAAIGVGRQNSIRIPCHSDASINLDKLKETLFSCMENNIVVPTILITVGTTDACAIDDVRAVREIIDEASKQFPKMHKPHLHIDAAIGWAFSFFNNYDTAANPLHFTESFIEKLPEIQAKSRNLNLADSVTVDVHKTGFTPYSCSFLVVKDKEDFEHLMWDASEFKYFDPSESKIAPVQYSLECTRSSIGIYAAAMAFNTLGIEGYQTLLAASLQYSDMLKQRFMSFNNIGVINKSLGFTTLFRPYPSFVKDAEALLKHEIKDPDFQTQSKQLSVFVDDFFKFWELHKKPDTPLLDHIKSGAWGQYGKHDYELTAWKAYLLNPRAGRYLKRFVDEFIALRREYERQLPEEYLAEIKSICSFNAISTESAPE, encoded by the coding sequence ATGGCAAACGAGACTTTAGGCCTTAACGACGATTTTACGCTTGATCCTGACTATCAAGCCAAGCTTGATGTCATCGAAAATGGTGGACTCAATGGTGAGATTATTGATCATACTAAGCATTTTGATGAGTTCTTTCCAAGTCTAGAAAAGTTTTTGCGCAGAGCCGTTGAGTATTCCAAAAATCCAAACAAGACAGTCAATATGAACCATCTTGATTATGGAATTCATGTACCTGATGAGCTTGGAGTTGAGCAAGAAGCGATTGACTATGTTTTGCCTTTTTATAATTCTATTGACAGTAGAACTGGGCTTGATTGGCGCAATGTGATGCCAATTACTTTATTGCCTGCGGTGCTTGGTGCGCTTGGTGCTGTCATTGTAAATCCAAATCTAGTTACCAGTAAGTATGGCAAGCGCGCAAATGAGCTTGAAGTGCGCGTGGTCAAATCGCTTGCCAAGATTCTTGGTTTTAAGGATCTTGCCAAAGCCGGTGGGCTCTCTCTTGAAGGCGGCACCAAGGGCAATATGTACGGGTATATTTTTGGTTTGCGCAAGGCTTTCCCCAATGTCAAAGAAACTGGTTTGATGAACGTCAAAGAGAAGTTTTTGTTTATAAATTCACAAGCTGGACATTTTTCTAACTTTACTAACCTAGCTGCAATTGGAGTTGGTAGGCAAAACTCTATTCGTATTCCTTGTCATAGTGATGCTTCTATCAATCTTGATAAACTCAAAGAGACTTTATTTAGTTGTATGGAAAACAATATTGTTGTTCCTACGATTTTAATTACCGTTGGCACCACAGATGCTTGTGCAATTGATGATGTGCGTGCGGTGCGTGAGATTATTGATGAAGCTAGCAAACAGTTTCCAAAGATGCACAAGCCGCATCTGCACATTGATGCAGCGATTGGTTGGGCATTTAGTTTTTTTAATAACTATGATACAGCAGCGAATCCTTTGCATTTTACTGAGTCATTTATTGAGAAATTACCTGAGATTCAAGCAAAATCTAGAAATTTAAATTTGGCAGATTCAGTTACTGTCGATGTGCACAAAACTGGTTTTACTCCTTATAGTTGTAGCTTCTTAGTGGTCAAAGACAAAGAGGATTTTGAACACTTGATGTGGGATGCTAGTGAGTTTAAGTATTTTGATCCAAGCGAATCTAAAATAGCACCTGTGCAGTACTCACTTGAGTGTACTAGAAGTAGTATTGGGATTTATGCTGCAGCAATGGCCTTTAACACTCTTGGTATTGAGGGCTATCAAACCCTCTTGGCTGCTAGTTTACAGTACTCTGATATGCTCAAGCAAAGATTTATGAGCTTTAATAATATCGGGGTGATTAACAAGTCACTTGGTTTTACTACTTTGTTTAGACCTTATCCTAGTTTTGTCAAAGATGCTGAAGCGCTTTTGAAGCACGAGATTAAAGATCCAGATTTTCAAACTCAATCAAAACAGCTCTCGGTTTTTGTTGATGATTTTTTTAAGTTCTGGGAGCTGCACAAAAAACCAGATACTCCATTACTAGATCATATTAAGTCAGGTGCTTGGGGACAATATGGCAAGCATGATTATGAACTGACAGCTTGGAAGGCTTATTTATTGAATCCTCGCGCCGGTCGCTATCTCAAAAGATTTGTTGATGAGTTTATCGCTTTGCGCAGAGAATATGAGAGACAATTGCCAGAAGAGTATTTGGCTGAAATAAAGAGTATTTGCAGTTTCAATGCGATTTCTACGGAGTCCGCTCCTGAATAA